The stretch of DNA CGTACGGACTCCAGTTCCGCAGGTAGCGGCAGACTCATTGGCATATTGAGTTCGTTAGTTGCGTAACGGAGGTCTGTCCAATCGATTTTTCGGGTCGAAACACGCGCCCTTGCTGAAATATACAAAATTATGTATATTGAGCCCAATGATCGCCCCAAATCCGTCGAGTTCCGCGGCAGCGCACTCGACGATTTGTGCGCGTTTCCGCAGGCAGCCCGGCGTGAAGCTGGCGTGAAGCGGGATATCAACTCGACCAAATCCAGCGCGGGCGCGAGCCGGACGACTGGAAGGCTATGAATACGGTCGGCCGAGGGGGTACGCGAAATTCGAATTCGCGAAGCCGCGGGAGCTCAGAGTGTTGTATGTGGCGAAGTTCGACGACGCCGTCTACGTGCTGCACTGTTTCCAAAAAAAGACGCAGAAAACGAGCAAAGCGGATCTGAACCTGGCCGCGCAGCGTTATCGGGATTTGTTAAAGGAGCTAGGTCAATGAGCAAGAAACGCTTCGCCAATGTGTGGGACGCAATTGAGGAGACGCCTGCGCAGGCTGAGAACATGAAGCTCCGTTCGGCGTTGATCATGGCGTTGAAGGATCATATCGCTCGGACAGGGCTAAGCCAGTCGGAGGCCGCTAAGCTGCTTGGTGTTACCCAGCCACGTATCTCCGATCTCATGCGCGGCAAGATCGAATTGTTCGGCCTCGATACCTTAGTCAATATGATCGGGGCTGCCGGCCTGCATGTTGAAATGCGGGTCTCGGACGCAGCCTGATCGAAAGCCGCTCGCCGACAGCGTGGTAAAGCATTTGGTACTGCACGGTTGACCGCAACCCGGTTTAAGTGCTGATCGTGCTTCGCTTTTCCCGCTCAGTCCGTCCACTCCATCATGGGTGCAATGCAAAATCGATGCGTTAACATATTGATGTTATTTCGCTTTCTCGTCCCATCTGGAATAGCTGATTTTTTAGCCGACAGAAATTCAAAGCTGACTGGGAGGCATTTTCCTTTCGTTTCAAGTGGTTAAGCGGATCGCCTGCTCGTCCTTCAACGATGCTGCACCTCGCCTGGTACGGCATCGCAGTACCACATGAGCTCGTGCAGTACCGCGATGCTGCACCAAGCTTCTACACTTCTTATCGATCCACCTAAGTTCAGACGCAAAGCAACCTGCCGTCCTCCCCGCGCCTAGAGCTCCACAAGTGCAATCGCAGTTTCGGCGATTATAGAGCAAGAAATCTTGCCGGAATGTTGCTTCGGAGGGGAGCGGTCGCGCTCTCTGAGTTGCTCGGCGTTTGGCCCGTCCAATAGCGGTCGTTTCAAATTCGTATAGACTGGGGAGCCGTTTCACTTGCCTCGGAACCTCGATGCGATCCCTTTGGTCGCGACTGCTAGCACTTTGGATGATGCTGGTCTTATCGGGAGCGGCGACAGCCTATCTCCTGTTCGAGTCCTTTCAGCAGACAGCGAACGCGCGCGTCGCGCGCTCTGAGGAGTTGGTCGCGCGGGCCTGCCGGGATATCGCCGACCGCTACCAATTCTTCGTTTCCGGTTGGACTGGCGGGCAGGTCGACGATCGAGTGAAGCAGGAGCTCACGGCACTGGTTCAGGTCGCGCTCTCAAGCGCCAACGGCGTCGAGGGCGGTATCTGGCAAGCCGATGCTGGCTCACTCGCCTACGCCTTCCCCTCCTATGAGGGTACGGGTCCGAAGACGGATCTTCCCGCTGCAGAGCTGAGCACGATCCGTGAAGTCAATGCCGAAGCATTCCGCTCCCGACGGCCGTCCGGCCTGCGGCAGCCGGCGCGCTCGCAGACTCTGCTGGTGCACGCCTGCCCGCTGCGTGGACCGCTGCAGGGCACCACCGCCTGGACCATGACGCGTGCCTTCACAGCGGAGGGGCCGGCCTACACTCAATTGTTGACCGGGCTGCTCGTGCTTGCACTCACCATCTTCGGATCGGCGATCTGGCTCGCGCGCGTGCTGTTCTCATGGTCGCGGAAAATCGCTGTGCTGGAGAAGGCGCTCGGCAAGGGCGAAAGCGGGTCGGTCGACCTTCCAACGCTTCCGCATACCGGCGAGCAGGAGCTCGACCGGCTGGTCGACGCGCTCAACCAGACCGGCGATCGGCTTGCGCTGGAGCGTCGTCGCGCCAGTAGGGCCGAACGCCTGGCAGCAGTCGGGCACCTTTCCGCAGGACTAGCGCACGAAATTCGGAATCCCATTGCGGCGATGCGGCTCAAGGCGGAAAACGCTCTTGCCGCGAGCGATGATGCCCGCAAGACGACCGCGCTGGAGGCGATCCTCAAGCAGGTCGCGCGGTTGGATACGCTGCTACGCAACCTGCTGCAAATGACCCAGGCCGGCGAGCCCAAGTTGAGGGATGTCGAGCTTGCGCCGTTCCTGCAAAACACGATCGAGCCTCACCAGGAACTCGCGGCAGCCAACGGCTTGTCGCTGGAGGTGGGAACTCCCGAGCCGAACGATCCGTTACCTCGCTTCGACCCCTTTCAGATGCAGCGGGCTCTCGACAATCTGATTCTTAACGCGATCCAGAACACGCCCGCTGGCGGACGCATTGTCGTGGATGCCCTGCACCAGCAGGACAAGTTGCTGCTATGCGTGACCGACAGCGGTGCAGGCGTGAGCGAGGAGATGCGCGAGCGCCTGTTCGAGCCGTTCGCAACCGCGCGCTCCGAGGGGACCGGGCTTGGACTTGCCATCGTGCGAGAAATCGCGCGTGCTCACCGCGGAGAAGCTCGCCTTGCGTACACCGGGCGCGGTGCGAGGTTTGAGATTGA from Bradyrhizobium sp. AZCC 1693 encodes:
- a CDS encoding helix-turn-helix domain-containing protein, with product MSKKRFANVWDAIEETPAQAENMKLRSALIMALKDHIARTGLSQSEAAKLLGVTQPRISDLMRGKIELFGLDTLVNMIGAAGLHVEMRVSDAA
- a CDS encoding sensor histidine kinase translates to MRSLWSRLLALWMMLVLSGAATAYLLFESFQQTANARVARSEELVARACRDIADRYQFFVSGWTGGQVDDRVKQELTALVQVALSSANGVEGGIWQADAGSLAYAFPSYEGTGPKTDLPAAELSTIREVNAEAFRSRRPSGLRQPARSQTLLVHACPLRGPLQGTTAWTMTRAFTAEGPAYTQLLTGLLVLALTIFGSAIWLARVLFSWSRKIAVLEKALGKGESGSVDLPTLPHTGEQELDRLVDALNQTGDRLALERRRASRAERLAAVGHLSAGLAHEIRNPIAAMRLKAENALAASDDARKTTALEAILKQVARLDTLLRNLLQMTQAGEPKLRDVELAPFLQNTIEPHQELAAANGLSLEVGTPEPNDPLPRFDPFQMQRALDNLILNAIQNTPAGGRIVVDALHQQDKLLLCVTDSGAGVSEEMRERLFEPFATARSEGTGLGLAIVREIARAHRGEARLAYTGRGARFEIEVPWQTS